One genomic segment of Rivularia sp. PCC 7116 includes these proteins:
- a CDS encoding FAD-binding oxidoreductase: MTSASTQPPKSFDIEALIQSLAGIEIITEPTQVRKLSQDYHNFSPILTEKLAGKVADLVVRPKDKQQVLKVAAAAAKHRVPITVRGAGTGNYGQCVPLYGGLVLDMTQLRQVIWVKPGVARLEAGVKLEAVNKIAREIGWEMRMVPSTYRTATIGGFIAGGSGGIGSINYGLLSDKGNITALEIVTLEEQPQIIELRGEDVQKVNHAWGINGIITEVEIPLAPAYPWAELVISFNDFMTTVKFGKALAYADGIIKKEIGIFAASIPQYFNALKDYLPQGAHAALLIVAETSLESLEGLVQEYGGKITYTKSAQDTGKGFSLGEHTWNHTTLHARSADSSLTYLQSVFPSENNLELIEHMYNYFGSEVMMHLEVIRFKGIVSTPGLQLVKFSNEERLNEIIRYHEQHGVFIANPHSYYIEEGWKRAIEPKHLQFKQKVDPFGLMNPGKSKMLAKGNG; encoded by the coding sequence ATGACATCTGCATCTACACAACCTCCAAAATCATTTGATATCGAGGCGCTAATACAATCGCTCGCTGGAATTGAAATAATTACCGAACCAACCCAAGTCAGAAAATTATCTCAGGATTATCATAATTTCAGCCCTATATTAACTGAGAAACTAGCCGGGAAAGTTGCGGATTTAGTAGTACGTCCGAAGGATAAACAACAGGTATTAAAAGTTGCAGCAGCGGCAGCCAAACATCGAGTTCCGATAACAGTACGCGGTGCGGGTACTGGAAACTACGGGCAATGCGTTCCACTTTATGGTGGGCTTGTATTAGATATGACGCAGTTACGGCAAGTAATTTGGGTCAAACCAGGGGTTGCGCGGTTAGAAGCAGGAGTCAAATTAGAAGCAGTAAACAAGATTGCCCGTGAAATTGGTTGGGAAATGCGAATGGTTCCTTCTACCTATCGAACGGCAACTATTGGAGGTTTTATTGCTGGTGGTAGCGGTGGTATTGGTTCGATCAATTACGGTTTGTTGTCCGACAAAGGAAATATTACTGCTTTAGAGATAGTGACTTTAGAAGAACAACCTCAAATAATTGAACTCCGTGGCGAGGATGTTCAAAAAGTCAATCATGCTTGGGGTATTAACGGTATTATTACAGAAGTAGAAATTCCTTTAGCACCTGCTTATCCTTGGGCTGAATTAGTTATCAGTTTCAATGATTTTATGACGACGGTGAAATTTGGCAAAGCTCTCGCTTATGCTGATGGAATAATTAAAAAAGAAATTGGTATTTTTGCTGCATCTATTCCGCAATATTTTAATGCTTTAAAAGATTATCTTCCTCAAGGTGCCCATGCTGCTTTATTAATTGTTGCCGAAACTAGTTTGGAATCTTTGGAAGGATTAGTTCAAGAATACGGTGGAAAAATAACTTATACCAAATCGGCTCAGGATACGGGAAAAGGTTTTAGTTTGGGCGAACATACTTGGAATCATACGACTTTACATGCTCGTAGTGCAGATAGCTCGCTCACATATTTGCAAAGCGTTTTCCCTTCAGAAAACAACCTAGAATTAATCGAGCATATGTACAATTATTTCGGTTCGGAAGTAATGATGCATTTAGAAGTAATTCGCTTCAAAGGGATAGTAAGTACTCCTGGGTTGCAGTTAGTTAAATTTAGCAATGAAGAAAGACTAAACGAAATAATTCGCTATCACGAACAACACGGTGTATTTATTGCTAATCCCCACAGCTATTACATCGAAGAAGGTTGGAAGCGTGCAATTGAACCAAAACATTTACAGTTTAAACAAAAGGTAGATCCATTTGGATTAATGAATCCGGGGAAAAGTAAGATGTTAGCCAAAGGAAATGGGTAA
- a CDS encoding radical SAM protein, giving the protein MTVERISIELTNQCSKKCSFCYNHSHPEGKTTWQPDELIDFIQDCAIAGTSSVSFGGGEPLEYPHLFTILKKLQGKIFRSVTTNGLLLKSKLLEKLVSAAPDKVHISIHFPEKTSEVDRVIKQVQELSSLDIKSGVNLLVCRSNLSAAFQAAQKLNNAGIKNDRIVYLPMRGANTPTAKQIAKVAGNQPFQSMTCLQSCHASPRFCSIAWDKTVAWCSYTTARRPLKALNAQALEEALQDLSLVFCGGNE; this is encoded by the coding sequence ATGACTGTAGAACGAATATCCATTGAGTTAACCAACCAATGTAGTAAAAAATGCTCTTTTTGCTATAACCATAGTCACCCAGAGGGCAAGACAACTTGGCAACCCGATGAATTAATCGACTTCATTCAAGATTGCGCGATCGCAGGAACTTCTTCTGTTTCTTTTGGAGGTGGAGAACCTTTAGAATATCCCCATTTGTTTACTATTCTTAAAAAACTACAAGGAAAAATATTTCGCTCTGTTACAACTAATGGATTGTTGTTAAAAAGTAAATTATTAGAAAAATTAGTATCAGCAGCACCAGATAAAGTTCATATTTCTATACACTTTCCTGAAAAAACATCAGAAGTAGACAGAGTTATTAAGCAAGTTCAAGAATTATCATCATTAGATATTAAAAGCGGGGTTAATCTATTAGTTTGTCGCTCTAATTTATCAGCAGCTTTTCAAGCAGCACAAAAATTAAACAATGCAGGAATTAAAAACGATAGGATAGTTTATTTACCTATGAGAGGTGCTAATACTCCAACAGCAAAACAAATAGCTAAAGTCGCTGGAAATCAACCTTTTCAGTCAATGACTTGCTTGCAATCGTGTCATGCTAGTCCCCGCTTTTGCTCTATAGCTTGGGATAAAACCGTAGCTTGGTGTTCCTATACTACTGCTCGTCGTCCTTTAAAAGCTTTAAATGCTCAAGCTTTAGAAGAAGCTCTCCAAGATTTATCTTTAGTTTTTTGCGGAGGAAATGAATAA